CGAGGCCGGCCGGATCGACAACCTGCTGCGCGACTGGGCCGGACACCACGACGCCACGTTCGACACCCCCGAGTACGGCGCCACGGCCACGTTCTCGCTCTGGGTGCCGGAGGACGCCCTCGACGCCCTGCGCGCCGACCTCGCTGCCGCCTCGGCCGGGACGCTCGTCCCCGAGTCGGGTCCGACCCGCGTGGTCGACCTGCCCGACACGACCTCCGGGGCCTGACAGCACCCGACGGCCGACCGATCGCGCCCGGCGCGGACGAACTGCGGACGGCCACAGATCCGTCCCGCTGGATCTCGTCGAGATCCACACCCCGCGCGTGTCGCGTCGCTCGCCCCCGAGAACATCGCCGGACAACGAAACAGGCCCGGTCGGGATGATCCGACCGGGCCTGCTGTGTGGTGCGCCCCCTCGGACTTGAACCGAGAACCCACTGATTAAGAGTCAGTTGCTCTGCCAATTGAGCTAGAGGCGCATGGTGTTGAGTTGTCTGCTGCTCTCGCACTTGCGTGCTGCAACGGGAAACAACAATAGCATGGGTTCTGGGTGCTCACGACCACTCGGGCACCGGACACGAACAGGAGCACCATGACGGACCGTCTCGCGGTCGGCGACACCGCCCCCGACTTCACCCTCCCGGACCAGGACGGCACGGAGCACGCGCTCGCCGACCTGCGCGGTCGGAAGGTCATCGTGTACTTCTACCCGGCGGCCTCGACCCCCGGGTGCACCACCGAGGCGTGCGACTTCCGCGACAACATGACGTCGCTCCAGGCGGCCGGCTACGAGGTCCTCGGCGTCTCGAAGGACGAGCAGGCGAAGCTCAAGGAGTTCCAGCACGAGCAGGCCCTGACCTTCCCGCTGCTGAGCGACCCCGACCTCGCCGTGCACCGCGCCTACGGCGCCTGGGGCGAGAAGAACAACTACGGCAAGATCGTCACCGGCACGATCCGCTCGACGATCGTCGTCGACGAGGACGGCCGCGTGCAGCTGCCCCTCTACAACGTGAAGGCGACCGGTCACGTGGCCAGCCTCCGGAAGAAGCTCGGCCTGGTCTGAACCCAGCCACGGACGGACGGGAGGCGCGGTGCCAGCTGGCACACCTCCCTCGCAGGCTCGGTCGGCGCGCCCCGCGTGACGCTGGCGCGTCACCGCTGAGCGGGGCGCGCTCCCGTCCGTTCGCGCTCACGTCCCGAGACGCGACGTCAGTCGTCCCGCTGGCCGCGCGGGACGAGCGCGGCCGTGATCGGCCGCGAGAGCACGAGGGTGAGGCCGACCAGTGCCGGGATGAGGAGCACCCAGCCCACCCAGGCGACGCGGAAGACGCCCTGGAACGCGCCGATCGCGAGCGCGCCCTGGAGCACCTGCCAGACGATGATCCCGGAGCGGACCCACGAGCGGTGGTTCCGAAGCCCGAGGAACATCGCGACGAGCCAGGTCGCGGCGATCGCGGCGAGGACCACGAGCGCGATCGCGGAAGCGATGCTCGACGCCGGCGCGACGAGGAGTTCCACGAGGAGCGCGACCGTCACGACGACGAGCGCGAGCGCCTCGAGGCCGACGACCACGAGCAGCGTCGTGAACGCCGGGGATCGACCGGCGACGGGGCCGGGGCCGTTCGGGGTGGTCTCGGACACAGCGATCCTCCAGATGGAACCCTTGATTTGGTACCACCAGTATGGAACGATATTCGAGGTCGTTTGGACGGCACGATGTGGTGTGCGTCTCCCGCGGTTCGACGCTCCTCCCCCGAGCGTTCAGCGGGCGTCAGACTCGCTCCCAGCGGATTCCTCCCCCACAGGTCTCCCCTCGTGCCCTGTGCATGCCCAGCGTTCCGATCCCCGAGCCGCGGCCCCGGCCTGCCGTTCGAGCATCGACATCAAGGAGCACCACACATGGACTGGCGTGACCAGGCAGCTTGCCTCACCGCGGACCCCGAGCTCTTCTTCCCGGTGGGCAACACCGGACCCGCCGTCGACCAGATCGAGAAGGCCAAGTCGGTCTGCGCTCGGTGCACGGTGACGGAGATGTGCCTGCAGTACGCCCTCGAGAACAACCAGGACTCGGGCGTCTGGGGCGGCCTCAGCGAGGACGAGCGTCGTGCGCTGAAGCGCCGCGCGGCCCGCGCCCGCCGCGCCTCCTGACGCAGCAGCACCAACGACACGACGACGCCCGTCGCTCCCCTGGGAGCGACGGGCGTCGTCGTGTGTCCAGCCTGGGGCGGGCCCACGGCGCCGAGCGCTACGCGGCGCCGGCGGCGGTGAGCCAGCGGAACGGGATCGTGATGGTGACCTCGGTGCCGCTGCCGGTGAGCGTGTGCCAGTCGATCGTCCCGCCGAGCTCGCCCTGGATGAGCGTGCGGACGATCTGCGTGCCGAGCCCCGAGCCGACCTTGCCCTCCGGCAGGCCTCGGCCGTTGTCGCGGACCTCGATGTCGAGGTGGTCGTCGGAGCGGTTCGCCACGATCTCGACCTCGCCGTCGCGGCCGTCCAGCCCGTGCTCGACGGCGTTCGTGACGAGCTCGGTGAGGCCGAGCGCGAGCGGGGTCGCCGCCTCCGAGGGCAGCACGCCGAACTCGCCGGTCTTCTTCGGGCGGACAGTCGTGTTGTGGGACGCCGCGACCTCGGTCACGAGCTTCAGCACGGAGTCGAACACCTCGTCGAAGTCGACGTTCTGGCTGAGGCCGGTCGACAGGGTGTCGTGCACGACGGCGATCGCCGCCACGCGACGCATGGCGTTCTGCAGTGACGTCCGGGCCTCGTCCGAGTGGGTCCGGCGCGCCTGGATGCGGAGCAGGGACGCGACCGTCTGCAGGTTGTTCTTGACGCGGTGGTGGATCTCGCGGATCGTCGCGTCCTTGGTGATGAGCTCGCGCTCCTGGTGCCGGAGCTCGGTGACGTCGCGGCAGAGCACGATCGCGCCGATGCGGTCGCCCTGGTCGCGGAGCGGGATGGAGCGCAACGAGACCGTCACGCCCTTCGCCTCGACGTCGGCGCGCCACGGAGCCCGCCCGGTCACGACGAGCGGCAGGGACTCGTCCACGTCGAGCTGCGAGCCGATCAGCTCGGTCGTGACCTCGGCGAGGGACTTCCGCTCGAGCTCACCCTCGAAGCCCATGCGGTTGAAGGCGCTCAGGCCGTTCGGGCTCGCGAAGGTGACGACGCCGTTCGTGTCGAGGCGGAGCAGCCCGTCACTCGCGCGGGGCGCACCGCGGCGGGGGCCGGCCGGGGCACCGAGGTCCGGGAAGTCACCCGTGGCGATCATCCCGAACAGGTCGTTCGCGCTCGCGGTGAAGTTGAGCTCCTGGCGGCTCGGGGTCCGCATCTCGTCCTGGTTCGAGTGCCGCGTGACGACGGCGATCGGACGCTCGGTCGTCTCGGCGCTGTTCGGGCTCAGTCGGCGGAGCACCGGGATCGCCCGGACGCGCGTCGGGGTGTCCTCGTACCAGTCCGGCTCGGCGGAGTCGACGACCCGGGCGGCGGCGAAGCACTCGGTGACCTGCTCGCGCCATTCCTCGCGGATCTCCTGCCCGACGATGTCGCGGTAGAAGAGCGTCGCGGCGGAGCTCGGCCGGGCGTGCGCGACGGCCACGAACGAGCCGTCCTCGGCGGTCGGTACCCAGAGCACCATGTCGGCGAAGGACAGGTCGGCGAGGAGCTGCCAGTCCCCCACGAGCAGGTGGAGCCACTCCACGTCCGCTTCGGAGGATCGGCCTTGCGCGAGGACGAGGTCACTGAGGGTCGACACCACGTCAGTCTAGGTGCGGCCCGTTGTGGACAACGGCACGCCTCCACAGCCACGCTGCTTTCGTATTTCTCATGTCGTACACATTCGTACGTTCGCCACATGGGAGGGACCGGGGTGTCAGGACACGCGCATCGACTCGACGACGAGGACGACGACGACCGATCGGAGACGAGAGTCCGAGCGGTCGCCGCGGTCCCGGCTCCGCGGCCCGCCGGGACACCGGCTCCGCCACCGGAACCCGGGACGCCGGACGCCGACGCCCCGCCGGACCCGGCCGAGGTCGCCGCTGCCCTCGCCCGTTGTGTCGTGGAGGTCCTCGCCGGTGCCCGCGACGTCGACAGCATCGCGCGGTGGGTCACCGAGGACGTGCACCGGCACCTGCTGCACCGCGCGGCCGTCGCCGCGCGCGCCCGGGCGCTCCGGCGTCGCGCCCGATCACGGCCGCTCGTCCAGGTCGGCACGGTCCGGCTCTGCCCGGTCGCGCCCGGAGTGGTCGAGGCGGCCGTCGTCGTGCACACCCGCGCTCATGCGCGCGCCGTCGCGCTCCGCCTCGAGCTCCGGCAGGGCCGCTGGCGGGCCGTCGTCGTCGGCGTCCTCTGAACGACGCGCCCAGCAGGAGGACGGGAGGCGCGGTGCCCGCCGGCACCGCGCCTCCCGTCCGTCGCGTACGCGCTCGTGGGCCGCTGCGGATCAGCCCTTCTTGGCTGCCTGCCGGCGCTCGGCACGGTTGTTGGCCGAGGCCTGACCGGAGGCCGTGGCTGCGTTCCCGAAGGCGGAGCCCTGCTCGGGACCCGCGGCGGCCTCGGCCTCGGCCTGCGCCTTCTGGGCGCGGGCCGTCGCCGCCTGCTCGAGGCGACCCTGCTCGTCGCGGACCTCGACCTCGCCGTCGATCGACGGCGCCGAGTACTCGAGCCCGGTGGCCTCGCCCTCGCCGAGGCCCTTCGCCTCGATCACGGCGTTGTCGCCGTCGGACTGGACCTGCACCTCGAGGTTGAAGAGGTAGCCGACCGACTCTTCGCGGATCTGGCCCATCATGCTCTGGAAGAGCGCGTAGCCCTCGCGCTGGTACTCGACCAGCGGGTCGCGCTGGGCCATGGCGCGGAGGCCGATGCCGTCCTTGAGGTAGTCCATCTCGTACAGGTGGTCACGCCAGCGGCGGTCGATCACCGAGAGGACGACGCGGCGCTCGAGCTCGCGCATGGCCTCTTCGCCGAGGAGTTCCTCGCGCTTCTGGTAGGCGAGCTTGGCGTCGGACAGGATCTCCCGCCCGAGGAAGTCGCGCGTCGCCTTGCCCTTCGAGCCGGCCTCCGTGATGACCTCGTCGATGGAGATCGAGATCGGGTACAGCGTCCCGAGCTCGGTCCACATCGCGTCGAGGTCCCAGTCGTCCGCGTTGCCCTCGGCGGTGTGGGTGTCGATCACGTCGTCGACGACGCTCTTCAGGAACGTCTGCGCACGCTCGTGGATGTCGTCGCCCTCGAGGATGTGACGACGGTCGCTGTAGATCGCCTCGCGCTGGCGGTTCAGGACGTCGTCGTACTTCAGGACGTTCTTGCGGATCTCGGCGTTGCGGCCCTCGACCTGCGCCTGGGCGGAGCGGATCGCGCGGCTGACGAGCTTGTTCTCGATCGCCATGTCGTCCGGCACGTTCGAGCGGCCCATGAGGCTCTCGGCGGCACCGGAGTTGAACAGGCGCATCAGGTCGTCGGTGAGCGACAGGTAGAAGCGGCTCTCGCCCGGGTCACCCTGGCGGCCGGAACGACCGCGGAGCTGGTTGTCGATGCGGCGCGACTCGTGGCGCTCGGTGCCGAGCACGTAGAGCCCGCCGGCGTCGCGGACCTTGTCGCCCTCGGACTCGACGGTCTTCTTGACCTCGGCGAAGACCTCGTCCCAGGCGGCCTCGTACTCCTCCGGCGTCTCGGTCGGGGACAGCCCCTTGGCGTGCATCTCCTGCACGGCGAGGAACTCGGAGTTGCCGCCGAGCATGATGTCCGTACCGCGGCCGGCCATGTTCGTGGCGACGGTCACGGCGCCGAGTCGACCGGCCTGGGCCACGATCGCGGCTTCGCGTGCGTGGTTCTTGGCGTTGAGGACCTCGTGCTTCACGCCCTTCTTGGCGAGGAGCTTCGACAGGTACTCGGACTTCTCGACGCTCGTCGTGCCCACCAGGACCGGCTGGCCCTTCTCGTGGCGCTCGGCGATGTCCTCGGCGACCTGCTCGAACTTCGCCTTCTCGTTCTTGTAGACGAGGTCGGTCTGGTCGATGCGCTGCATCGGCTTGTTCGTCGGGATCGGGACGACGCCGAGCTTGTACGTCGACATGAACTCGGCCGCCTCGGTCTCGGCGGTACCCGTCATGCCGGAGAGCTTCTGGTACAGGCGGAAGTAGTTCTGCAGCGTGACGGTCGCGAGGGTCTGGTTCTCGGCCTTGACCTCGACGCCCTCCTTCGCCTCGATCGCCTGGTGGATGCCCTCGTTGTAGCGGCGGCCCATCAGGATGCGACCGGTGTGCTCGTCGACGATCAGGACCTCGCCGTTCATCACGACGTAGTCCTTGTCGCGCTTGAACAGGGCGACGGCCTTGATCGAGTTGTTCAGGAACGAGATGAGCGGAGTGTTCGCCGACTCGTACAGGTTGTCGATGCCGAGGTAGTCCTCGACCTTCTCGATGCCGGGCTCGAGCACGCCGACGGTGCGCTTCTTCTCGTCGACCTCGTAGTCCTCGCCCGGGATGAGCCGCGTGGCGATGGAGGCGAACTCGGTGAACCACCGGTTGGCCTCGCCCGAGGACGGACCGGAGATGATGAGCGGCGTGCGGGCCTCGTCGATGAGGATCGAGTCGACCTCGTCCACGATCGCGAAGAAGTGCCCGCGCTGCACCATGTCCGAGGCCTGCCACGCCATGTTGTCGCGCAGGTAGTCGAAGCCGAACTCGTTGTTCGTGCCGTACGTGATGTCCGCGGCGTACTGCTCGCGGCGCTCGGCGGGGGTCTGGTTCGCGATGATGCAGCCCGTGGTCATGCCGAGCGCGCGGAAGACGCGGCCCATGATCTCGGACTGGTACGACGCGAGGAAGTCGTTGACCGTGATGACGTGCACGCCGCGCGACGGGATCGCGTTGAGGTAAGCGGCGGTCGTCGCGACGAGGGTCTTGCCCTCACCGGTCTTCATCTCGGCGATGTTGCCGAGGTGCAGGGCCGCGCCGCCCATGAGCTGCACGTCGAAGTGCCGCATGCCGAGCGTGCGCTTCGCTGCCTCGCGCACCGCGGCGAAGGCCTCGGGGAGCAGGTCGTCGAGGGTCTCGCCGTTGGCGTAGCGCTCGC
The Curtobacterium citreum genome window above contains:
- the bcp gene encoding thioredoxin-dependent thiol peroxidase, with product MTDRLAVGDTAPDFTLPDQDGTEHALADLRGRKVIVYFYPAASTPGCTTEACDFRDNMTSLQAAGYEVLGVSKDEQAKLKEFQHEQALTFPLLSDPDLAVHRAYGAWGEKNNYGKIVTGTIRSTIVVDEDGRVQLPLYNVKATGHVASLRKKLGLV
- a CDS encoding WhiB family transcriptional regulator → MDWRDQAACLTADPELFFPVGNTGPAVDQIEKAKSVCARCTVTEMCLQYALENNQDSGVWGGLSEDERRALKRRAARARRAS
- a CDS encoding sensor histidine kinase, whose amino-acid sequence is MSTLSDLVLAQGRSSEADVEWLHLLVGDWQLLADLSFADMVLWVPTAEDGSFVAVAHARPSSAATLFYRDIVGQEIREEWREQVTECFAAARVVDSAEPDWYEDTPTRVRAIPVLRRLSPNSAETTERPIAVVTRHSNQDEMRTPSRQELNFTASANDLFGMIATGDFPDLGAPAGPRRGAPRASDGLLRLDTNGVVTFASPNGLSAFNRMGFEGELERKSLAEVTTELIGSQLDVDESLPLVVTGRAPWRADVEAKGVTVSLRSIPLRDQGDRIGAIVLCRDVTELRHQERELITKDATIREIHHRVKNNLQTVASLLRIQARRTHSDEARTSLQNAMRRVAAIAVVHDTLSTGLSQNVDFDEVFDSVLKLVTEVAASHNTTVRPKKTGEFGVLPSEAATPLALGLTELVTNAVEHGLDGRDGEVEIVANRSDDHLDIEVRDNGRGLPEGKVGSGLGTQIVRTLIQGELGGTIDWHTLTGSGTEVTITIPFRWLTAAGAA
- a CDS encoding Rv3235 family protein yields the protein MSGHAHRLDDEDDDDRSETRVRAVAAVPAPRPAGTPAPPPEPGTPDADAPPDPAEVAAALARCVVEVLAGARDVDSIARWVTEDVHRHLLHRAAVAARARALRRRARSRPLVQVGTVRLCPVAPGVVEAAVVVHTRAHARAVALRLELRQGRWRAVVVGVL
- the secA gene encoding preprotein translocase subunit SecA; this translates as MANVLEKVLRIGEGRTLRRLKAYASAINDLEDDFASLTDEELQDETKELRERYANGETLDDLLPEAFAAVREAAKRTLGMRHFDVQLMGGAALHLGNIAEMKTGEGKTLVATTAAYLNAIPSRGVHVITVNDFLASYQSEIMGRVFRALGMTTGCIIANQTPAERREQYAADITYGTNNEFGFDYLRDNMAWQASDMVQRGHFFAIVDEVDSILIDEARTPLIISGPSSGEANRWFTEFASIATRLIPGEDYEVDEKKRTVGVLEPGIEKVEDYLGIDNLYESANTPLISFLNNSIKAVALFKRDKDYVVMNGEVLIVDEHTGRILMGRRYNEGIHQAIEAKEGVEVKAENQTLATVTLQNYFRLYQKLSGMTGTAETEAAEFMSTYKLGVVPIPTNKPMQRIDQTDLVYKNEKAKFEQVAEDIAERHEKGQPVLVGTTSVEKSEYLSKLLAKKGVKHEVLNAKNHAREAAIVAQAGRLGAVTVATNMAGRGTDIMLGGNSEFLAVQEMHAKGLSPTETPEEYEAAWDEVFAEVKKTVESEGDKVRDAGGLYVLGTERHESRRIDNQLRGRSGRQGDPGESRFYLSLTDDLMRLFNSGAAESLMGRSNVPDDMAIENKLVSRAIRSAQAQVEGRNAEIRKNVLKYDDVLNRQREAIYSDRRHILEGDDIHERAQTFLKSVVDDVIDTHTAEGNADDWDLDAMWTELGTLYPISISIDEVITEAGSKGKATRDFLGREILSDAKLAYQKREELLGEEAMRELERRVVLSVIDRRWRDHLYEMDYLKDGIGLRAMAQRDPLVEYQREGYALFQSMMGQIREESVGYLFNLEVQVQSDGDNAVIEAKGLGEGEATGLEYSAPSIDGEVEVRDEQGRLEQAATARAQKAQAEAEAAAGPEQGSAFGNAATASGQASANNRAERRQAAKKG